One Candidatus Bathyarchaeota archaeon DNA segment encodes these proteins:
- a CDS encoding pyridoxal phosphate-dependent aminotransferase: protein MLGKLKEDEENLLQTHNKAERLKEIKSSSIRRLFALTPHKAGLISLGIGEPDFTPPEHALEAAKQAMTEGKTHYTTSNGISELREALSKKFTREYGTFYNPENEILVTVGATEAVSLALLAFINPGDEVLIPDPGFVCYVPAVLIAGGTPILMPLLENNGFKPDIETVTSLITKKSRVIIINSPHNPTGSVLTYDELAKLAKLAVENDLILVSDEVYEKITYDDVKHYCLATFPGMREQTIVVNSFSKTYAMTGFRVGYALGPEDLISAMLLAHQFTVACVGGPAQYAATAALEGPQDFVAEMVSEFDKRRRLIYRRLSEIEGLSCSLPEGAFYVFPNMKAFTATSAEFSEFLLKEAKVGVTPGSSFGKHGEGFLRLSYATSYEKISEALDRIEKAVRKFPKS from the coding sequence ATGTTAGGAAAATTAAAAGAAGACGAGGAAAACCTCTTGCAAACGCACAACAAGGCAGAAAGATTAAAAGAAATTAAATCCTCCAGTATTCGCCGTCTTTTTGCATTAACTCCACACAAAGCTGGCCTCATAAGCCTCGGTATAGGAGAGCCAGACTTTACACCGCCAGAGCATGCGTTAGAAGCAGCTAAGCAAGCGATGACTGAAGGAAAAACCCACTACACCACTTCAAATGGAATTTCAGAATTGCGCGAAGCTCTTTCTAAGAAATTCACGCGGGAGTATGGTACTTTCTATAATCCAGAAAATGAAATCTTAGTTACTGTGGGCGCAACAGAAGCGGTCTCTCTTGCCTTATTGGCTTTCATAAATCCTGGTGATGAGGTGCTAATACCCGATCCCGGCTTTGTATGTTACGTGCCTGCGGTGTTGATTGCTGGGGGCACCCCTATTTTGATGCCGCTACTTGAGAATAATGGCTTTAAACCAGACATAGAGACCGTGACGTCACTTATCACAAAGAAGTCACGTGTGATTATTATTAATTCGCCTCATAATCCTACAGGCTCCGTTTTGACCTATGATGAGTTAGCGAAATTAGCGAAGCTTGCGGTTGAGAACGATTTAATTCTGGTTTCTGACGAAGTTTATGAAAAAATTACTTACGATGATGTGAAACATTATTGTTTAGCAACGTTTCCTGGTATGCGTGAGCAAACAATTGTCGTAAATTCTTTTTCTAAGACATATGCAATGACTGGTTTTCGTGTTGGCTACGCGTTAGGACCTGAAGATTTAATTTCAGCCATGTTACTGGCTCACCAATTTACAGTAGCGTGTGTAGGTGGACCAGCGCAATACGCTGCTACAGCGGCTTTGGAAGGTCCACAAGACTTTGTGGCAGAAATGGTTTCTGAATTTGATAAGCGTCGTAGACTTATTTATAGGCGTTTAAGTGAAATTGAAGGTCTCAGTTGCTCTCTTCCAGAAGGTGCGTTTTACGTGTTTCCGAATATGAAGGCATTCACAGCGACTTCTGCTGAGTTTTCTGAGTTTCTTTTGAAAGAAGCCAAAGTTGGTGTAACACCTGGGTCTTCGTTTGGTAAGCATGGTGAGGGCTTTTTGCGGCTGTCGTATGCTACATCTTATGAAAAAATTAGTGAGGCTTTGGATAGGATAGAGAAGGCTGTTAGAAAATTTCCGAAATCTTAG
- a CDS encoding MarR family transcriptional regulator yields the protein MSTLSIFTLSAAILYSKRINEAHNKYVEAKNVVDDIIVSFNRQLQKQEDRVETSTHKVNVLFTHDELFAERLENQEKKVQALVDRVESFSYLEKATTRIDVLENKLGEVTSMKGTLLKKIAEIEKQRLHRKDSAAEIESAIPIKRERVLAPLTATELTVLEFLAVEGEKTAPEIKEQIKLSREHTARLMKKLYEKGYLERSANKIPFTYRLNEEMQKILKKPEQKS from the coding sequence ATGAGCACCTTGTCAATCTTCACTTTGAGTGCTGCAATTTTATACAGTAAACGCATAAATGAAGCTCACAATAAGTATGTAGAGGCTAAGAACGTTGTTGATGACATTATTGTGAGTTTTAATAGGCAGCTGCAAAAGCAGGAAGACCGGGTTGAGACTTCTACTCACAAAGTCAACGTTCTTTTTACTCATGATGAACTTTTTGCTGAAAGACTGGAAAATCAAGAAAAAAAGGTTCAGGCGCTTGTGGATAGAGTGGAGTCTTTCTCTTATCTAGAAAAGGCGACAACAAGAATTGATGTTTTGGAAAATAAGCTGGGCGAAGTTACGTCAATGAAAGGTACTTTGTTAAAGAAAATTGCTGAAATCGAGAAACAACGGCTTCACCGAAAAGATTCTGCAGCAGAAATTGAATCTGCAATTCCAATAAAACGAGAAAGAGTATTGGCACCGTTAACTGCAACTGAGCTTACGGTTCTTGAATTTCTCGCCGTTGAAGGCGAAAAGACCGCACCGGAAATAAAGGAGCAAATAAAACTTAGCAGGGAACACACAGCGCGGTTAATGAAAAAACTTTATGAAAAGGGGTATTTAGAACGTAGCGCAAACAAAATTCCTTTTACATACCGCCTAAACGAAGAGATGCAGAAAATTCTGAAGAAACCGGAGCAAAAAAGCTAG
- a CDS encoding DNA-directed DNA polymerase II small subunit has protein sequence MSEHEKVRQAVSLSLTAGYHLDKEAFNLLTIISKAENPIKLIEAALKNLEIRTEKPLFISKSLLEEIAKETFLETKPLTVPILPEPSLVTGKAKKTFHPHAKDIKKDIKILEDPTGKICSTGSIDQYLEYFQDRFKRIRKLLRQRMDSRNAASIKDAFRAASRSRVKIFCMITGKRESKYGVFLKIEDLESSATALIPRNASQGLLKNTKSLLPDQVVCLSLMKSRKNLLIVEELILPDIPKKKPRKAKEMVSVALISDLHVGSKEFMREEFNRFVLWLNGKYGNESLQEAASHVKYVIIAGDIVDGIGIYPNQIKELAVQDIFKQYKLAAKFFEQIPDYIELIIIPGNHDASRKALPQPAIPKVYAEPLYETRSILSLGNPATVTIHGVEFLIYHGRSLDDVLATAADMDFHSPERAMRLLLRGRHLAPTYGQRTSISPEKRDFLVIERVPDVFHVGHVHVMKYESYRGTLMVNSGAWQKQTNYQRNLGLEPTPGIIPVVNLQTIGVLPIDFNA, from the coding sequence ATGAGTGAACACGAAAAAGTACGTCAGGCAGTCTCCCTCTCGCTAACAGCAGGCTACCATCTCGACAAAGAAGCCTTCAACCTACTCACTATAATATCGAAGGCAGAAAATCCCATAAAACTCATTGAAGCGGCTCTAAAGAATTTAGAAATACGTACCGAAAAGCCGCTTTTTATAAGCAAGAGTCTTCTCGAAGAAATAGCAAAAGAAACCTTTCTAGAAACAAAACCACTTACTGTTCCCATTTTACCTGAGCCTTCTCTAGTAACAGGAAAAGCTAAAAAAACCTTCCACCCGCACGCGAAAGACATAAAAAAAGACATAAAAATATTGGAGGATCCAACTGGCAAAATTTGCTCAACTGGCTCAATTGACCAATACCTAGAATACTTCCAAGATCGGTTTAAGCGGATAAGAAAACTTCTGCGGCAACGGATGGATTCCAGAAATGCTGCATCAATAAAAGATGCGTTCCGAGCGGCTTCTCGTTCGAGAGTCAAGATTTTTTGTATGATTACAGGAAAGCGTGAATCAAAATATGGAGTCTTTTTAAAAATCGAAGATCTGGAATCCAGTGCTACAGCGCTTATTCCACGAAATGCATCCCAAGGGCTTTTAAAAAACACAAAATCGCTACTACCTGATCAGGTTGTATGTCTCAGCCTAATGAAAAGCAGAAAAAACTTGTTAATTGTCGAAGAGCTCATCCTCCCAGATATTCCTAAAAAGAAGCCGCGTAAAGCCAAAGAGATGGTTAGTGTAGCACTTATATCCGATCTTCATGTGGGAAGCAAAGAGTTCATGCGAGAAGAATTCAATCGTTTTGTGTTGTGGCTTAACGGAAAATATGGAAATGAGAGCTTACAGGAAGCTGCTAGCCATGTCAAGTATGTTATTATCGCTGGGGACATCGTAGACGGTATAGGTATTTATCCAAATCAAATAAAGGAACTAGCTGTACAAGATATCTTCAAACAATATAAGCTAGCAGCAAAATTCTTTGAACAAATTCCAGACTACATAGAGTTAATAATAATCCCTGGAAACCATGACGCCTCAAGGAAAGCACTGCCACAACCCGCCATCCCAAAGGTGTACGCAGAGCCCTTATACGAGACACGAAGCATATTGTCGCTAGGTAATCCGGCAACTGTAACCATTCATGGCGTAGAATTTCTCATATATCATGGGCGAAGCTTGGATGATGTCTTGGCAACAGCAGCGGACATGGACTTTCACTCGCCAGAGAGAGCTATGCGCTTGTTATTGCGAGGCCGACATTTAGCACCCACATACGGTCAGCGTACTTCAATATCGCCAGAGAAGCGGGACTTCCTTGTGATAGAACGTGTTCCAGACGTTTTCCATGTAGGTCACGTACACGTTATGAAGTATGAATCTTATAGAGGGACTCTTATGGTTAATTCCGGCGCTTGGCAAAAGCAAACTAACTATCAGCGAAATTTGGGGCTAGAACCTACACCAGGCATCATCCCAGTTGTAAATCTTCAGACAATAGGTGTCTTACCTATAGACTTCAACGCCTAG
- a CDS encoding nucleotide pyrophosphohydrolase, whose amino-acid sequence MHVREFQKIMRRIYFHRDSERGAEGTYRWLKQEVDELGEAMQNSNKKALEDEFADVIAWLVSLANVLKIDLEKATLRKYDNCCPKCLSSPCECAFIREKD is encoded by the coding sequence GTGCATGTCCGTGAGTTTCAGAAGATTATGCGACGTATTTATTTCCACCGAGACTCTGAGCGAGGAGCAGAAGGAACATACAGATGGCTCAAGCAGGAAGTTGACGAGCTTGGAGAAGCCATGCAAAACTCTAACAAAAAAGCCCTAGAAGACGAGTTCGCAGACGTCATAGCTTGGCTTGTATCACTAGCTAACGTTCTCAAAATAGACTTAGAAAAGGCTACACTAAGAAAATATGACAACTGCTGCCCAAAATGCCTTTCATCACCTTGTGAATGCGCGTTCATAAGGGAAAAGGATTAA
- a CDS encoding DNA double-strand break repair nuclease NurA, with the protein MNKELQADFNEMKEILRNYVEKGCMVSFKDVKDEPSIAVKLTPAKIAPLTRMKSCDVHFFAVDCSTRTLKRANNWGVYVFRVSSATVRNRNVDWSFKERVQTIRGDSYVRRKILQEIRLQLESEMALGLLNKANENDYILLDGASYFGGERKFNAMLYEKCEKKGIKLLAISKQSPMLHDDKGHDLIAAMCMITPQGCWVYYPVKKASIHGHLYGDVSIVRLCEDSPRAFRCDIMGYLTSQDIPSLLSPLSTISEDPRCLGYPVVLWLAHDFSGVAEAKLLQYHVQVEEELASVGLLDVLRQEELACNFADELHGAKYAFNLEWIEHV; encoded by the coding sequence ATGAATAAAGAGTTGCAAGCAGATTTTAACGAGATGAAGGAAATATTGAGAAATTACGTTGAAAAAGGTTGCATGGTTAGTTTTAAAGATGTAAAGGATGAGCCGTCTATAGCCGTCAAACTAACTCCAGCTAAGATTGCTCCCCTTACGAGGATGAAGAGTTGTGACGTACATTTCTTCGCGGTGGACTGTTCAACTAGGACCTTGAAGAGGGCAAACAACTGGGGTGTATATGTCTTTCGAGTCTCATCTGCCACTGTCAGAAACCGTAACGTGGACTGGAGCTTTAAAGAGAGAGTTCAAACAATTAGAGGAGATTCCTATGTACGTCGCAAAATTCTGCAAGAAATACGACTTCAACTAGAGAGTGAGATGGCCTTAGGATTACTCAATAAAGCAAACGAAAACGACTACATACTTCTAGATGGTGCAAGCTACTTTGGCGGCGAAAGAAAATTTAACGCCATGCTTTACGAAAAATGTGAGAAAAAAGGAATAAAGCTACTTGCCATAAGCAAGCAGTCTCCTATGCTCCATGACGACAAGGGCCATGACCTTATTGCTGCGATGTGCATGATTACGCCTCAAGGGTGCTGGGTTTACTACCCGGTCAAAAAAGCTAGCATTCACGGCCACCTTTACGGCGACGTATCTATCGTTAGGTTGTGTGAGGACAGTCCACGAGCTTTTCGGTGTGACATAATGGGCTATTTAACCAGCCAAGATATCCCTTCGCTGCTTTCGCCTCTTTCTACAATTTCTGAAGATCCTCGCTGTTTAGGTTATCCTGTGGTGTTGTGGCTGGCACACGACTTCTCAGGCGTTGCTGAGGCCAAACTGCTTCAATATCATGTCCAAGTTGAAGAGGAATTGGCGAGCGTTGGGCTTCTTGATGTACTTCGCCAAGAGGAGCTTGCCTGCAATTTCGCGGATGAGCTTCACGGGGCAAAATACGCTTTTAATTTGGAGTGGATTGAACATGTCTAG
- a CDS encoding ORC1-type DNA replication protein: MEKKVDILDAVFERFLSNTHFFRDRDVLRHDYIPEKLPHREDQIRYLGMIAAPLLKTERCSNVFIYGKTGTGKTAVMRYVLNRLSQKAAEFSVPVKIAYVNCRLAGTEYRVFTSLCAALDITVPFTGLAVGEVFDRFKKGLEKRKLSFIVVLDELDELIKARGDVLLYELTRVNESLSNSKVSIVGISNDLRFKELLEPRVLSSLSEEEVVFKPYDASELQDILWERAELAFYKDVLLEGAVSLCAALAAAEHGDARRALDLLRVAGEVAERENAKVISEDHVREAEKRIEHDRIIDALTNLTPHSKFVLYSIYLLGKANIYSAITGDIYEVYAELCKEIGASPLTQRRVSGLINELDAIGLLNARVVSRGRYGRTKKISLAIPRTPFNEVYANDDHLGRLIHFTPKCLKLKLGKN; the protein is encoded by the coding sequence ATGGAAAAAAAAGTGGACATACTTGATGCTGTTTTTGAGCGCTTTTTAAGCAACACTCATTTTTTTAGAGATAGAGATGTACTTCGCCATGATTACATTCCAGAAAAACTGCCTCACCGCGAAGACCAGATAAGATACTTGGGAATGATAGCTGCTCCGCTTTTGAAAACAGAGAGATGTTCAAATGTTTTTATTTATGGAAAAACAGGAACCGGAAAAACTGCTGTTATGAGGTATGTGCTAAATCGCTTATCACAAAAAGCAGCAGAATTTAGTGTACCAGTTAAAATAGCATATGTAAATTGTCGCTTAGCAGGAACAGAATATAGGGTTTTTACAAGCTTATGTGCTGCTTTAGATATTACTGTGCCCTTTACTGGTCTTGCGGTTGGTGAAGTTTTTGATCGCTTTAAAAAAGGATTGGAAAAGCGAAAACTGTCATTTATTGTTGTCTTGGATGAGCTTGACGAGTTAATTAAAGCTAGAGGCGACGTGCTTTTATATGAGCTGACAAGAGTAAATGAGTCTCTCAGTAATAGCAAAGTCTCTATTGTTGGAATTTCGAACGATTTGCGTTTTAAAGAGTTGTTGGAGCCGCGTGTTTTGAGTTCCCTAAGCGAAGAGGAGGTTGTGTTTAAACCTTATGATGCTTCTGAGCTTCAAGATATTTTATGGGAACGGGCAGAGTTAGCATTCTATAAAGATGTGTTGCTTGAGGGTGCAGTAAGCTTATGTGCGGCTTTGGCTGCTGCAGAACATGGGGATGCAAGACGTGCACTTGACTTGTTGCGTGTGGCTGGTGAGGTGGCTGAGAGGGAGAATGCAAAGGTAATTTCTGAAGATCACGTTAGAGAGGCTGAGAAGCGAATCGAGCATGATAGAATAATTGATGCTTTAACAAATTTGACACCACACTCAAAATTTGTACTCTACAGCATATACCTCCTTGGAAAAGCCAACATTTACTCCGCTATCACTGGCGATATATATGAGGTATATGCTGAACTGTGTAAAGAAATCGGGGCTTCACCGTTGACACAGAGGCGGGTGAGCGGGCTTATAAATGAGCTTGACGCAATCGGGTTGCTAAATGCAAGAGTCGTAAGTAGAGGCCGCTACGGTCGCACAAAAAAGATTAGCCTCGCAATACCGCGGACACCGTTTAACGAAGTGTACGCAAACGATGACCACTTGGGACGGCTAATTCATTTTACACCAAAATGTTTGAAACTAAAACTCGGCAAAAACTAG
- a CDS encoding geranylgeranylglyceryl/heptaprenylglyceryl phosphate synthase, giving the protein MVGPVEKHLLKRICEEGAIHLTLVDPEKATSSLASRLAKRVESYKTAAIMVGGSTSTSTTHLNSIIKAIKRTVKIPVILFPNNVTGISKYADAIWFMSLLNSVDPYFLIGAQVLGAPMVKKYGLEALPLGYIIVGEGGTAGIVGRAIPIPYTKPELAAVHALAAQYFGMRFVYLEAGSGATQPVPSTMIKAVKHVTNIPLIVGGGIRSSKQAKTAVAAGADIVVTGNIIEETGAKNKFKKLVTTIRKNG; this is encoded by the coding sequence ATGGTTGGCCCTGTAGAAAAACATCTTCTTAAGCGTATTTGTGAAGAAGGTGCAATTCATCTTACTCTTGTTGATCCTGAAAAAGCTACATCTTCTTTAGCTTCTCGCCTAGCTAAAAGGGTAGAGTCATACAAAACAGCGGCTATTATGGTAGGCGGCTCCACTTCCACTTCTACAACTCATCTAAACAGTATTATAAAGGCGATAAAGCGCACAGTAAAGATTCCGGTAATTTTGTTTCCAAACAACGTGACTGGGATAAGCAAATATGCTGATGCAATATGGTTTATGTCACTTCTGAACTCAGTTGATCCCTATTTCCTCATTGGCGCTCAAGTTTTAGGAGCTCCTATGGTTAAGAAATACGGTTTGGAAGCTCTGCCGCTTGGCTATATTATCGTGGGGGAAGGCGGCACAGCTGGAATTGTGGGAAGGGCTATTCCAATTCCCTACACGAAACCAGAGCTTGCCGCGGTACACGCATTAGCAGCACAATATTTTGGCATGCGATTCGTATATTTAGAAGCTGGATCAGGAGCAACTCAACCAGTTCCGTCAACTATGATAAAAGCCGTAAAACACGTAACAAACATTCCTTTGATCGTTGGAGGCGGAATCCGCAGCAGCAAACAAGCTAAAACTGCTGTTGCGGCTGGCGCAGACATCGTAGTCACTGGAAACATAATTGAAGAAACAGGCGCAAAAAATAAGTTCAAAAAACTTGTGACAACTATTAGAAAGAATGGATAG
- a CDS encoding serine hydroxymethyltransferase: MSARESYNQTFKLLQKHHKWFQESIPLIASENVSSPAVHEALASDFGHRYAEGWPGERVYAGCVYMDQVELLCIDLMKKLFNAEFVDVRPISGVVANLVVYTAFTEPGDVMMALSIPCGGHITTGKKRLGGTAGAVRGLDVQYLVLDYKELNIDVDKTKERVQKLVDEGKRPKLVMFGASVFPFPHPVKELAETFHNLGATVGYDAAHVAGLIAGRTFQDPLREGADVVTLSTHKTLFGPQHGGVVSWSKHADAIKRATFPGMVSNHHLHAVAGVTVACTEMLEFGKEYTRQVVKNAKALAQALYERGFKVLAEHKGFTESHVILVDITQQGDGGTIEETLEKANIIINRNLLPWDIKEGRHFMHPGGIRLGASEITRLGMKESEMTEIAEFIKRVIIDEEDFQKVKRDVAEFRKDYQKVHYCFEDAAEAYKYIKLR; the protein is encoded by the coding sequence TTGTCTGCCCGAGAATCATACAACCAAACATTCAAGCTACTCCAAAAACATCACAAATGGTTCCAAGAAAGCATCCCACTCATAGCAAGCGAAAACGTGTCAAGCCCAGCTGTGCATGAAGCATTAGCAAGCGACTTCGGTCATCGTTACGCTGAAGGCTGGCCGGGTGAGCGTGTTTACGCCGGATGCGTATATATGGATCAGGTTGAGCTTCTATGTATCGATTTGATGAAGAAACTGTTTAACGCAGAATTTGTTGATGTACGTCCAATTTCTGGAGTGGTTGCAAACCTTGTGGTTTACACAGCTTTCACCGAGCCTGGTGACGTTATGATGGCGTTGTCGATTCCATGCGGAGGCCATATTACGACAGGTAAGAAGCGGCTGGGCGGCACTGCAGGTGCAGTTAGAGGCTTAGACGTGCAGTACTTAGTCTTGGATTACAAAGAATTGAACATTGATGTAGATAAGACGAAGGAAAGAGTGCAAAAACTGGTGGATGAAGGAAAACGTCCTAAGCTTGTAATGTTTGGTGCAAGCGTGTTTCCGTTTCCACACCCAGTTAAAGAACTAGCTGAAACATTCCACAACTTAGGTGCCACGGTGGGCTATGACGCCGCTCACGTAGCTGGTTTGATTGCTGGCAGAACGTTTCAGGATCCACTGCGAGAAGGCGCCGACGTTGTCACCTTAAGCACTCACAAGACTCTTTTCGGTCCGCAACATGGTGGAGTAGTTTCATGGAGTAAACACGCAGATGCCATAAAGAGAGCTACGTTTCCAGGGATGGTTAGCAATCATCATCTGCACGCTGTAGCAGGCGTTACTGTGGCATGCACTGAGATGTTGGAGTTCGGAAAAGAATACACCCGGCAGGTGGTTAAGAACGCGAAGGCGTTGGCGCAGGCTTTGTATGAACGTGGTTTTAAGGTGTTGGCGGAGCACAAGGGCTTCACCGAGTCACACGTCATTCTTGTCGACATAACGCAACAAGGTGACGGAGGTACAATAGAAGAGACGTTAGAAAAGGCCAACATAATCATAAACCGTAACCTGCTGCCTTGGGACATCAAAGAAGGACGCCACTTCATGCACCCAGGCGGAATAAGACTCGGCGCCTCTGAGATAACAAGGCTTGGCATGAAAGAATCGGAGATGACTGAAATTGCAGAATTCATAAAACGCGTAATCATCGACGAAGAAGACTTTCAAAAGGTCAAAAGGGATGTTGCAGAGTTTAGAAAAGACTACCAAAAGGTGCACTACTGTTTTGAAGATGCTGCAGAGGCATATAAGTACATAAAACTTCGCTAA
- a CDS encoding DUF429 domain-containing protein has translation MEAGKEVIIGIDLAALEKNPTGWTYWKNRRVSTCHLHNDEEVINSTVHHKPLIVAIDAPLTMPKTGTTRKADKEMLKHGYPVFPPLMCSMKTLTKRAISLTHALRASGQSVIEVHPASTRKALGMPTKDWQKIQTLLKQIGLKGNLEIRTLTPHEIDATTAAMTAYLHLRGKTREIGDKEEGYIVIPKRNDWRRLK, from the coding sequence ATGGAAGCTGGAAAGGAAGTTATAATAGGTATAGACTTGGCAGCATTGGAAAAAAACCCAACCGGATGGACATATTGGAAAAACAGACGGGTTTCCACATGCCACCTACATAATGATGAAGAAGTGATAAACTCGACAGTTCACCACAAACCCCTTATTGTTGCAATAGATGCACCTTTAACGATGCCAAAAACGGGCACTACACGTAAAGCAGACAAAGAAATGCTGAAACACGGTTATCCCGTCTTCCCACCACTCATGTGCTCAATGAAAACCCTTACAAAACGTGCCATTTCTCTAACGCATGCGCTAAGAGCAAGCGGGCAAAGCGTTATTGAAGTTCATCCTGCATCAACAAGAAAAGCCCTTGGAATGCCGACGAAAGATTGGCAAAAAATTCAAACTTTGCTAAAGCAGATAGGTTTAAAGGGAAATCTCGAAATACGCACTCTCACACCACACGAAATTGATGCCACAACTGCTGCAATGACAGCCTACCTCCATTTACGAGGAAAAACTAGAGAGATAGGCGACAAAGAGGAAGGCTACATCGTGATTCCGAAAAGAAATGATTGGAGACGTTTAAAATGA
- a CDS encoding preprotein translocase subunit Sec61beta yields MSRKKKRESGAPMPAASAGLLRFFEEETKGIQIKPELIVVLAVALIVVCLLAKLF; encoded by the coding sequence ATGAGCAGAAAGAAAAAGCGGGAAAGTGGTGCACCAATGCCTGCTGCAAGCGCTGGCTTACTGCGATTCTTTGAGGAGGAGACAAAAGGTATACAGATCAAGCCTGAACTCATTGTTGTTCTTGCTGTTGCTTTGATAGTTGTATGTTTATTAGCGAAGCTTTTCTAA
- a CDS encoding ATP-binding protein, protein MSSHLGSICEVKGDKISFFLNKNISLSFGQIVRVDSGDSSFYARVVNAQSKSTLDAGEQLREAEGKETFGPYSCYKNIEAILFLERKAGKTRSPTFNPNYMDKVYPTTTEDSTVLKLAGELEIGHLRSGGQSLGSVGINISAVPRMMGMFGMTGSGKTNTELLINAQLIDQSPKTAGLIFDFAGQLLEGKELSHKGLCNHPLFHSRVRFYSTKEEKLRVGLRTLRPWKLRSLYSDISPHQYRFARKLYGQLGEQWIEKSCEEYELNGRAGVAKIASAHRETIDAFMRKLLSLDPRLFPPSRYSFIDDTIENISQGITCLIDISGITAEEQHRVVCLTASGVANHYKHMWEEKYEEWQRLPTLLITLEEAHEFLDPSKERTIFSAIALMYRKYRVGLNAVSPRPSRINPDVFAELWTKVIMKTELKTDRDYLTRNTPYLEYSDTEVKMLDIGEALLISEPKIRFAVPVKVTHYPEYLDTREKVNYNLSPSKTLDVMDENLKRLQNAGKNLGIS, encoded by the coding sequence ATGTCTAGCCATTTAGGTTCAATATGCGAGGTAAAAGGCGACAAGATTTCCTTTTTCCTAAACAAAAATATTAGCCTCTCTTTTGGGCAGATAGTTCGCGTAGACTCTGGTGACAGTAGTTTTTATGCTAGGGTTGTGAATGCTCAAAGCAAGTCTACCTTAGATGCTGGTGAGCAACTTCGCGAAGCAGAGGGAAAAGAAACATTTGGCCCGTACTCTTGCTACAAGAACATCGAAGCAATTCTCTTTCTTGAAAGAAAAGCTGGAAAAACTCGGTCTCCCACTTTCAATCCTAACTATATGGACAAAGTATACCCAACAACCACAGAAGACTCTACCGTGTTGAAACTTGCAGGAGAGCTGGAAATAGGGCATCTACGCTCTGGAGGGCAATCACTTGGCTCTGTAGGCATAAACATCAGCGCTGTACCACGGATGATGGGCATGTTCGGCATGACAGGCTCTGGAAAAACCAACACGGAATTACTAATAAACGCACAATTAATCGACCAAAGCCCAAAAACTGCAGGATTAATTTTTGACTTCGCCGGGCAATTGCTAGAAGGAAAGGAGCTGAGCCACAAGGGCTTGTGCAACCACCCGCTTTTTCATAGTAGGGTACGTTTTTACAGCACAAAAGAGGAAAAACTACGTGTCGGGCTTCGAACACTGCGACCTTGGAAGCTGCGTAGTCTGTATTCTGATATTAGTCCTCATCAATATCGTTTTGCTAGGAAGCTGTATGGGCAGCTTGGAGAACAATGGATTGAAAAATCATGTGAAGAATATGAGCTGAATGGACGTGCTGGTGTAGCAAAGATAGCTAGTGCGCATAGAGAAACGATTGATGCTTTTATGCGGAAGCTCCTGTCTTTAGATCCAAGACTTTTTCCTCCTTCTAGGTATAGCTTTATTGATGATACTATTGAAAACATAAGTCAAGGAATCACATGTCTTATTGATATTTCTGGAATCACCGCTGAGGAGCAACACCGCGTCGTTTGTTTAACAGCATCAGGTGTAGCAAACCATTACAAACACATGTGGGAAGAAAAATATGAAGAATGGCAGAGACTCCCTACGTTGTTGATAACGCTTGAAGAGGCCCACGAGTTTCTAGACCCAAGCAAAGAAAGGACAATTTTCTCTGCCATCGCCTTGATGTACCGAAAATATCGTGTAGGATTAAACGCGGTGTCACCGCGGCCTTCTCGAATTAACCCTGACGTGTTTGCAGAACTTTGGACCAAAGTCATCATGAAAACCGAGTTGAAGACCGACAGGGACTACCTCACTAGAAATACGCCATATCTCGAATACAGCGACACAGAGGTGAAAATGCTTGACATCGGCGAAGCATTATTAATATCTGAGCCGAAGATTCGATTTGCCGTTCCAGTGAAAGTGACGCACTACCCCGAATACTTGGATACCCGAGAAAAAGTGAACTACAACCTTTCACCATCTAAGACTCTTGATGTAATGGACGAAAATCTGAAGCGGCTACAAAACGCAGGTAAAAATCTCGGCATCAGCTAG